From Xyrauchen texanus isolate HMW12.3.18 chromosome 12, RBS_HiC_50CHRs, whole genome shotgun sequence, one genomic window encodes:
- the LOC127652815 gene encoding telethonin-like has translation MQVCTVLEKKGGCVVGADLSCNVREDNSARRESYIADWHSINMKTQPEERQSMLMSDDSRRETLSRYWQVRPLNQTCPSGVLRVGNVEAGVREHQLLPYRNTLPLPIFKPVELGVRLGRGAPHTLADLPLAQAPNGTCLDKRPMEQITKDLPAVKPMRMEFAKAPGALGRSMSQEVQRG, from the exons ATGCAGGTGTGTACAGTTCTGGAGAAGAAAGGTGGATGTGTGGTTGGAGCTGATCTCAGCTGCAACGTGAGGGAGGACAATTCTGCCAGGAGAGAAAGTTACATCGCTGACTGGCACAGTATCAATATGAAGACACAGCCTGAAGAACG CCAGTCCATGCTGATGTCAGATGACTCACGTCGAGAGACTCTCTCCCGTTATTGGCAGGTACGTCCTCTCAATCAGACCTGCCCATCGGGTGTGCTCAGAGTGGGCAATGTGGAGGCAGGTGTACGAGAACATCAACTCCTACCCTACAGGAACACCCTGCCCTTGCCTATATTCAAGCCTGTTGAACTGGGTGTTCGCTTGGGTCGTGGAGCCCCCCACACCCTGGCAGATCTGCCCCTTGCCCAAGCTCCCAATGGAACCTGCCTAGACAAGAGACCAATGGAGCAGATCACCAAAGACCTGCCAGCTGTCAAACCCATGCGAATGGAGTTTGCTAAAGCGCCCGGAGCCCTGGGCAGATCCATGTCCCAAGAAGTCCAGAGGGGGTGA
- the LOC127652596 gene encoding trypsin-like, which produces MTFHIALHVAGAIFLNIACALCQLDVCGQAPLKSKIVGGQSAVAGSWPWQASIQRISSGSHFCGGSLINKDWVLSAAHCFQTIPASNIKIYLGRQFQRGSNPNEVSRTVSKVINHPNYGSTTQNNDIALLRLSSSVTFTEFIQPVCLASSGSTIAAGTKSWITGWGKLKFADTTLPNTLQEVEIPIVSNSVCRSAYGGSITSNMVCAGLTQGGKDSCQGDSGGPMVNKQDKKWIQSGIVSFGKDCAVPNYPGVYTRVSEYQSWINTKIDSNQTGFVSFNSTGTRGSPNLLLFSLSLSASIIPLTFISFLKD; this is translated from the exons TGTGTGGCCAAGCCCCCCTCAAATCCAAGATTGTTGGAGGGCAAAGTGCTGTTGCGGGGTCTTGGCCCTGGCAAGCGAGCATTCAAAGAATCTCCAGTGGAAGTCATTTCTGTGGTGGGagtctaataaataaggactggGTTTTATCTGCAGCTCACTGCTTCCAGAC CATCCCTGCATCTAATATTAAAATCTACTTGGGACGTCAGTTCCAAAGAGGCTCAAACCCAAATGAGGTATCCAGGACAGTGAGTAAAGTCATCAACCATCCAAACTATGGTTCAACTACTCAAAACAATGACATAGCACTTCTCCGGCTCTCTTCTTCTGTGACTTTTACTGAATTTATTCAACCAGTCTGCCTAGCTTCTTCTGGTAGTACTATTGCTGCAGGTACTAAAAGCTGGATCACTGGATGGGGAAAACTAAAATTTGCAG ACACCACGCTTCCCAACACACTGCAGGAGGTGGAGATACCAATTGTGAGCAACAGTGTTTGCAGATCTGCCTATGGAGGTAGCATTACCAGCAACATGGTGTGTGCTGGACTAACTCAAGGAGGGAAAGACTCGTGTCAG GGAGACTCTGGAGGACCAATGGTCAATAAACAGGACAAAAAGTGGATTCAGTCTGGCATTGTGAGTTTTGGCAAAGACTGTGCAGTACCCAATTATCCTGGTGTGTACACCCGAGTATCTGAATACCAAAGTTGGATCAACACTAAGATAGACAGCAACCAGACTGGATTTGTTTCATTCAACTCCACTGGAACCCGTGGCTCCCCCAACCTCCTCTTATTTTCCCTTTCTCTCTCAGCCTCCATCATCCCTCTAACCTTCATCTCTTTTCTTAAAGACTGA
- the LOC127652261 gene encoding proline-rich protein 29-like, with amino-acid sequence MMSWTDSNEINNQQWPEDLSNVHILQQPAPQATTILQQSPAAVSSPFALVRPGHIREDLVELMMMQNAQMHQVIMNNMTMSVLNTFDYTHTPGTRLDVDLEEEPDVYHHYYPPVPSLFYPGWVPLPQPLIQAPSPLLQNTQDPSQPAQPIRTEYRDRKAVPPPPPPSATQTVGADIPPAPEFYDAEKGQ; translated from the exons ATGATGTCGTGGACAGActcaaatgaaataaataatcagCAATGGCCCGAGGATCTGTCAAACGTACATATCCTCCAACAACCT GCTCCTCAGGCAACCACTATTTTACAGCAGTCTCCAGCAGCAGTGTCTTCACCTTTTGCCTTGGTGCGTCCAGGACACATCAGAGAGG atctGGTTGAACTGATGATGATGCAGAATGCACAGATGCATCAGGTTATCATGAATAACATGACCATGTCTGTACTCAATACTTTTGACTACACGCATACACCTGGG ACAAGGCTCGATGTGGATTTAGAGGAGGAGCCTGATGTTTACCATCATTATTACCCCCCTGTGCCCAGCCTCTTTTACCCGGGTTGGGTTCCTTTACCTCAGCCACTGATTCAAGCACCATCTCCTCTTCTCCAGAACACCCAGGACCCATCACAACCTGCACAGCCTATTCGGACAGAATACAGAGACAG GAAAGCTGTTCCACCCCCACCTCCACCCAGTGCTACACAGACTGTTGGTGCTGACATCCCACCTGCACCAG AGTTTTATGATGCAGAGAAAGGGCAGTGA